Proteins encoded in a region of the Williamwhitmania taraxaci genome:
- a CDS encoding VOC family protein, which produces MFDKLIRELENLNNKKISVPINADAEGYIDKECPGEECLFQFKVKEEDWANLFKDEAKEIGALVTEQPIQKPWGQTVGYIRDIDGFLLEICTPMK; this is translated from the coding sequence ATGTTTGATAAACTAATCCGAGAACTAGAAAACTTAAATAACAAAAAAATATCAGTTCCAATAAATGCTGATGCAGAAGGGTATATTGACAAAGAGTGTCCAGGTGAAGAATGTTTGTTTCAATTTAAAGTAAAAGAGGAAGACTGGGCAAATCTATTCAAAGACGAAGCAAAAGAAATTGGTGCGTTAGTAACCGAACAGCCAATACAAAAACCTTGGGGACAAACTGTTGGTTACATTCGAGATATTGACGGATTTTTACTTGAAATTTGTACACCAATGAAATAA